Proteins found in one Microcebus murinus isolate Inina unplaced genomic scaffold, M.murinus_Inina_mat1.0 scaf004_hap2_Mmur4.0, whole genome shotgun sequence genomic segment:
- the LOC109730246 gene encoding uncharacterized protein LOC109730246 has protein sequence MLLPNPDSAAPEHDCLEILAETQMARQELQDRPLPSSDLTWFTDGSSFVRDGHRYAGAAIVYDQGKLVWAACLPQGTSAQKAELIALTEALSRARGKRLTVYTDSCYAFGTVHIHGALYRERGFITAEGKEIKHKPEILHLLEAVLLPKAVAVVHTPRHQGGDSLEARGNRRADAEAKRAAKGAAPPHILHISLPPLGMGQIPPLPDYSSADEAWATKQLNVQKDEERRLIVPETLGRHLLTHLHQTTHLRKRKMLQLLNTAQLRFMSQGRVASDIDRDCQACQVMHPGRAKGTHAGGWNINLDTPLPREVG, from the exons ATGCTTCTACCAAACCCCGATTCTGCCGCGCCTGAACACGACTGCCTCGAGATCTTGGCTGAGACCCAGATGGCTCGGCAGGAACTGCAGGACCGCCCCCTTCCGAGCAGCGACCTAACTTGGTTCACGGACGGGAGCAGTTTCGTCCGCGATGGACACAGGTATGCGGGGGCGGCCATAGTCTATGATCAAggcaaacttgtctgggcggcatgccttccACAGGGAACATCTGCCCAAAAGGCAGAATTGATCGCACTGACAGAAGCTCTTAGTCGGGCCCGAGGGAAGAGGCTGACAGTATATACTGACAGCTGCTATGCTTTTGgtactgtgcacatacatggagccctctacagagaaagggggttcatcacagcagaagggaaggagattaAGCACAAGCCCGAAATACTCCACTTGCTAGAAGCTGtcttgctgccaaaggcagtggcggtagtccacaccCCTAGACATCAGGGTGGAGACTCACTGGAGGCACGGGGCAATCGAAGGGCAGATGCCGAGGCTAAAAGAGCAGCAAAAGGCGCTGCGCCACCCCACATTCTGCATATAAGCCTACCACCCCTGGGCATGGGACAGAtacctcctctgccagactactCCAGCGCAGATGAAGCCTGGGCTACAAAACAGCTAAATGTGCAAAAAGACGAAGAACGCCGCCTGATAGTGCCAGAGACTTTGGGACGTCACCTGTTAACGCACCTACACCAGACCAcacatttaagaaagagaaaaatgctacAACTATTAAACACCGCCCAGCTTAGGTTCATGTCGCAGGGACGAGTGGCGAGCGACATCGACCGGGACTGCCAAGCCTGTCAAGTCATGCATCCGGGGAGGGCCaaagggacccacgcag GTGGATGGAATATcaacctggatacaccactcccacgtgaggtCGGCTAG